ATTTTCACCTTTTCAGGTGGGTTTGATGGCTGTGGATTCGCTCTTTCCCGTTCTCAGAGGTCTCAATCGACCTTTTTACGAGTCGTCAAGCTCCatttcagaaaaagggagatggGTGACGGGAGAAAAGGTGACTGGTGAGGCCAGTGGCGTCGCTGACCACGTTAACCCAGCGGTCCGACGGCGTGGCAGTGCTAACGAGGTGATGGAAGTGACGTGACGTGACGGGGTGGGATGGCGGCGTCGTTTGGTTAGCTGTTGGTTGAAGGGGAGAGAGGTTCGTTTGGTTGGGATGGAAATGGGGGTTGTTTGGTTGAAAGAGAAAGAGTTAGGGATTTTGTTTGGTTAAGGCTGATTTTAGGTGGtcttgggccgggtcgggtcggCGGGGAATTGGGCTGGGGCGGCTGAGTATTGGGTTGGGGCGGTTGGGCCATTGATTTGGGTCAAGGGTGAAGGGAAATTGACCCAATATTGTGGATAGTTGATTTAATTTCTAATCTCTTTTTACtttaatcaattaattaaaatatgcttctttgtCTTAATTAATTCCCCACAAAAATGCATACCTATATAAATTATGACacaagtaatttaatatacgcatttagtttaaaaaatagagtaaaagatGATTAATACGGTAATAAGTAAGATTAAAGGAAAAATGTCAATGCCAATATTGATATACGAATATCAACATTATTTTTTTTcgaatgattttaattaaaaaaaaaattagtcctTTTCAATTATAAAATATGATGTTTGGTCATTTTTAAGAGACCATAAAAATGTTCTTGATTTTAGCGAAATATATCTCGAAAAATAGTGTGATAATTAGCgaaaatattccaaactcattttcGGGGAATTTTCAcgactgagaagcatagtgaaattaattaaataaaaaggagggccaaaattgggtgtcaacagctggAACTGTAACAAAGACTATAGGCTGTCATGCTTCGTGCatcagactttttttttttttttttttaacatcgcATTTGAGTTGGAACTTTTGGAAATCTAAGCATCCAACTCAAAATTTTAAGTAATGAAGAATTGAAGACCATAAAATATGTAAAGGCAGAAGTGTTATAAACTATTGAACAAACTTTTACACAACCAAAATGAGATATGCACATTCTCGGAGCTATCAGAACCTTCTTTAACAAAGACATCCCAGTTAAGAAATAAAATAGTGATTAACATGAGCATGAACAGGCTACCAAAAATCCATCAGTTTAAGGAAGGCCAAAAAGCAGATAAAGATAAAAACCACCACATTTCAGCACCCAAAAACTAATCTTGATTCCAAAACAGAGAGTGAGATAGAGACAGAGAGTGAGATAGACAGAGAGAGAAGGTAAAACATACCGTCGCAGCACTACCCATATCAGCCAACTCAGCCGGCAATTCCATTCCTTGTTGGACTATATATCTTGTTAGAAAGTTCTCAAGAGCTCGCCTTCTAGATCTCTCACTTTCCACCACTGATTGAAGCTCCTGCATCTTCAACTTCATCTCCTCCATTTCATGATCTCGATTAGCTTGTGTTGAAGATACACCATTAAATTGATAGGTTGTTTGGCCAAACACTTGAGTAGTTGTCGGCCCAAAATCCACTCCTCGAACCCGACCAGCGTGTTCCTTTCCTAACACTTGTGCAAGTGAATCAAATTCTGAAATTTTCTTTGACACACCATCCTGACTTTCAATCCTCTCTATTTGCTCCTACATAAATTTAGTATCAACCATTAAATAAGAATTTTTATTTTAGGTATATAAAGAAAATTGATCAATTATTGCTTACACCAATAAGCTTGGCTGCTTCATTCATATATGTCGAGTCTTTCCGTTTGTGAGTCAAGGGCCACAACTCTCCTCTACTCATTGGTCTCCCATGTTTACGCTCCTACATTATTATGACCACAATCATATATTTAAAACTATAAGACCATGAAAAATTTGAAGAACAGGAAACAAATAACTTGAGATTTATAATTGACAAACCTCTTCAGCCTTTCTCCTAGGTAAGCTTTTTGAACCATTAGTGTGTGTGTAAGTTTGCTTCCGTCGATTTTCAGCATTCTGCTTGCACATCTTCTGCACTTGCATTAACCAAGAATTAATAAAAGCCATagttgaatttttttaaaatagtaaACAGACTTTAAAAATCAGTTGCTAAGGTATATAATAAAGACTAGAAAACAACAAGCATCAGAGAAAATAGTGTTCTCTTCTAAAAATAGGTAACTAAAACAGTTTAAATCAGAGATATGTTCTCTTCTAACAATAGTGTTCTATTTACAAGCTGAAGTAAATAAATTGAGGGGGAACTCAGCTCTATTTGGCTCTTAAAACCATTTGCAAAGCTCTATTAGTTTGAGATTTGAAGCTTAAAGAACCCACCAAATAATATGTTACCTGTGTTTTCTTATCCTTGCGGTATTGAAGAAACCATGTCCACTGGTCAAGATCAATTCCACCAGGACGTCTTGCAACATTTTCCTCAAAAGTCAGTGACTCTTTATAAAAGCGATGATAGAGAGAACATCTAGTATTTTTCCATGTCTTTCCAATACTCTTCATCATATAGTCTCTTAATCGACCATCCTCCACAAGAATCTTCTTCTGCATAAGACCAGTTATATCAATAAAGGATGTTAATAATTTTCCAGAACAACAAGCACAGGATAATAAATGGGAAAAAAAGATAATATATGGACAATATCAGGAGTTTGGTATCAATCTTATTTTGTTTGAATATAGAAGTTACGTTAGAGCTGCACATGTATATACCTTAAAATTTCTCAACTTTCATGTTTATGGAATAGGATTAAAATGAAAGACACAGAGTCAAGCACTTGATGGAGGAGATAGAGCAATAGTGAAGTCACAGGAAAAACATGCAGAAATCATGATCCATATTTACTACATGACATTGAACAACTTCACATTCTTTTTCTAAAGCATCATATCAAGATCCACTGTCTATACACAGCAGTGCCAAGTTAAACAATTTCCAAGTATATCATACAAGCAGATCTTTTTCCACTTCCTCGTGGACTCAAATAAAATTGTTTCTGAATTCTATAATCTAATATTTGAAACAATGAGCGAAGAGAACTTGGGTTCATTTAGTTACCGCAGTATCGAAAATGTAAGATGATATCAATTTTCTATTCAGACATTCCATATTTCAacagaaaaatacaaaaatataataatagtGCACCTGTATAATGTCGTCATATACGTTATTCTTGTAGTTAACTGGAACCTTACGCCATGACTTGTAACACATAGGAAATTTAGAAAAGTCAGACCCTAAATCTCCCATGAAGCCACCCAAGAGACCACCTGCATCATCTATTGGTTGGCCAAGCTCATTGCACGGGATGATAATTCTTTTACCCATAGGAAGTGACCAAATATCTCGCACCTTCAGTCTTCCTTCTGTAATGGTACCACCCTCATCTAGAACAAAAATGgtcatattttaaataatatcGTTGTCAAGCAAATCGAAAGTACAAGAGTAAAAATGATGCTTACCAATAAGACTGACAATCCAATAGCTCTTCTTCTTACTTGCAGTAGTCTCACTAGAAGTAGGAGGGACATCATCATCATCCGATGAATCAGATTCAGATGAAGCATGCTCAGGCCCATGTGTCGGTGGCATGCTAACATGATCACTACCATTAGACGAAGTTTGTGATGCAGAACCAGCTTCAGGTGGTGCAACCTTGAACCTTCTTGGCCTAGCCATTGCTGCAAATATAGGTGGAAAGTTAGTAACACATAATTTTAGCAACAACCAATTAAAAAGCAGAGGCTTTAATAGAGAAAATTGAAGTCAAAATTAACATCAAGTGTCCAGACAGAAGCCTGTTATACAGGCGGAGGAACTCTAATTAAATGTGCAACAAACAGTTTGGATGAAGCAGTCttcatttaaaacttttaaaatctGGTAATCATATTTCTAAATAATatttatcttcatcttctatttTCATCCCTTGTCAATCGTAAATCTTGATCGCCATTAGGAAACCGACTACCCAGATCTTCTTGTGAAGAAGAAATGATATCATAAATGAACTCTTCTTCTGTTTCTTCTCCCATGTCATACAAGTCTCTTGGTTTTAGATGAACAACAACACTCCATTGTTTTTCCTTTTCATCATCAACATAATATACAAGTTGGGCTTGTGATGCCAATATATATGGCTCATGCTCTTCCTGATCACCAAGATGTATCAAACGGGAAAAATTAACACTCGTAAATCCCAACTCATCTTTTTTATGCCTTTATCAGTAGTGGTATTAGCCCATTGACACTTGAACAAGGTAACTGTAAATTGACCATTGTAGTTCAATTCGATTATGTCCACCAATTTTCCGTAATACGGAACACCTCCAACTACCATATTGTTGTCACGGTTGCTTGCATAACTTCTAGTATCAAATGTACCAAATACTCCACAGTTTTGAGTTTTCAGCCCCTGCTCCCGTGATAAAGTTCTAAATTTGAATCCATTGACATTGTATGAAGTAAATCTCTTGGCTTCTTCAAGTGGTCCAACTGCAAGCCACTTAAGTTCCCTGGAATGCTCGTTGACGTCATTCAAAATCTGAAATTGAGAATGAGCCATATAAATTCATAATTGATTAAATCTCCAAAGTAGGAAGAAAATATGACATAACTTTCACTTACTCGCTTTTGAAGCCAGGAAACAAATTCTTTGTGCACAATTTTATCTATCGTAGATTCCGACCGAGTTCGACTCCTTAACCTTCTCTTTGTTTCTGTCCTAAATTCCCTGTGTAGAAAATAAGTTAACAAAATATGGAGTACAATTGTCATCGCACTTCTGTAATTAGCCGGTTAGTTTGATTAATTTCCGGTGAATTAAATAGCACAAATCAAAGCAACAGTAATGAGTGGGTAGGAAAAACAGTTAGCAGCAACAGTAGCTATAAGAGTCAGTGATAAGAAAATAATGAGCAGAGAGAAATGGAAGCCAAAAATCAAGAAAGCTAAGACTTGAACAGACCAAATAATTTTTTTCATAATTTACTTACTGGATAAATGGGTCAACTGCTGGACAATTAATTAACACATGACGATGTGCTTGTTGCTTCTGCATTGGTGGTAGCTTAAAATATGAACCCGCTACTGATTTGCCAATTTTTGGGAACATAGTTTCCTTTTCATGATATCCAACATCATCAGGTTTATCATCCACACGCCTCGGCCTATTCATTCTTGTCTCAACATCTTCAAAATATCTTGAGTAGAATGTTAAAATTTCATGTGCCAAATAACCTTCAGCAATTGAGCCTTCAGGTTGTGCCATATTACGTACAAAAGACTTCAAATGCCCCAAGAACCTGTGTGATTAAACAATTACTGATTTAGACAATGCAACTTATTTAGCTAAACAAAGTGGATAAACAACTTAGCAAAATAAGGTTACCTTTCAATAGGATACATCCATCGATAATGTATCGGGCCACCACGTCTCACTTCATCAACTAAATGAACAACTAAGTGAACCATGACAGTAAAGAAAGATGGAGGAAATATCATTTCTAAATGACACAAAGTGAGAATGATTTGATTCTGGAGGTTATCAAGGTCCATGGGATTCAACACTTTAGAACATAACTGCCGAAAAAATGATGAAAGATCAGCTAAAACTGCAGACACTAAGCCATGTAATGCATTCCTCAACGCTATCGGCAATAGTTGCTGCATAAGAATGTGGCAATCATGACTTTTCAACCCAAATAATCTTCGTTGCTTCACATCAACACATCTCGAGTAACTATCTGGAACAACCACATTCATTAAAGTCCTTAAAAAAATGTCTTTCTGTTCATTTGTCATAGTAAAAATAGCAGAGGGATAATCTCCATGCTCATCAGGCCAAAGATCAGATTTTATGCCCATTGATTGTAGGTCTTTTCGAGCATTAACGTGATCTTTTGACTTTCCAGTTTCATTGAGCAAAGTATTTATCACATTGTCACACACATTTTTCTCAATATGCATTACATCAAGATTGTGACGCAATGAGTTAAACTCCCAATACGGAAGTTCAAAGaatatactttttttttccaCTGTGGATAATCACTTTGGATATTCTGTTTCCCAAGTCTTCTTTTTTTCCCATTAACTTCAATTATTGGCGTTTTTCCAAAGGAAACATGCAGATTCTCAACTTGTCTTAAAATGTCTGAGCCTGATAACTGTACAGGTGGATTTCGTTTGTCAACCGTACCATCAAATCAGACCTTGGCCAATCTAAACTTGTGACCAGCATTTAGAAACCGACGATGGCCCATAAAGCACCATTTTCTACTATGTTGAAGTCGACAGGGTATGGTATCGATATTACACGTGGGACAAGCAAACTTACCATACGTGCTCCACCCAGACAAAATACCATATCCTGGAAAATCACTAATTGTCCACATCAATGCTGCTCTCATTTTGAAAGTTTCAGTTGACAAAGCATCAAAGGTTTGAACACCATCCCACAACTCATTCAATTCATCAATCAAAGGTTGTAAGTAAACATCAATATCATTCACTGACATTTTCAT
The nucleotide sequence above comes from Lycium barbarum isolate Lr01 chromosome 3, ASM1917538v2, whole genome shotgun sequence. Encoded proteins:
- the LOC132631732 gene encoding uncharacterized protein LOC132631732, which codes for MARPRRFKVAPPEAGSASQTSSNGSDHVSMPPTHGPEHASSESDSSDDDDVPPTSSETTASKKKSYWIVSLIDEGGTITEGRLKVRDIWSLPMGKRIIIPCNELGQPIDDAGGLLGGFMGDLGSDFSKFPMCYKSWRKVPVNYKNNVYDDIIQKKILVEDGRLRDYMMKSIGKTWKNTRCSLYHRFYKESLTFEENVARRPGGIDLDQWTWFLQYRKDKKTQKMCKQNAENRRKQTYTHTNGSKSLPRRKAEEERKHGRPMSRGELWPLTHKRKDSTYMNEAAKLIGEQIERIESQDGVSKKISEFDSLAQVLGKEHAGRVRGVDFGPTTTQVFGQTTYQFNGVSSTQANRDHEMEEMKLKMQELQSVVESERSRRRALENFLTRYIVQQGMELPAELADMGSAATASNRPRPSSSSKC
- the LOC132631731 gene encoding uncharacterized protein LOC132631731, with translation MHIEKNVCDNVINTLLNETGKSKDHVNARKDLQSMGIKSDLWPDEHGDYPSAIFTMTNEQKDIFLRTLMNVVVPDSYSRCVDVKQRRLFGLKSHDCHILMQQLLPIALRNALHGLVSAVLADLSSFFRQLCSKVLNPMDLDNLQNQIILTLCHLEMIFPPSFFTVMVHLVVHLVDEVRRGGPIHYRWMYPIERFLGHLKSFVRNMAQPEGSIAEGYLAHEILTFYSRYFEDVETRMNRPRRVDDKPDDVGYHEKETMFPKIGKSVAGSYFKLPPMQKQQAHRHVLINCPAVDPFIQEFRTETKRRLRSRTRSESTIDKIVHKEFVSWLQKRILNDVNEHSRELKWLAVGPLEEAKRFTSYNVNGFKFRTLSREQGLKTQNCGVFGTFDTRSYASNRDNNMVVGGVPYYGKLVDIIELNYNGQFTVTLFKCQWANTTTDKGIKKMSWDLRVLIFPV